tgctcacccagcgtcattaagacttttatacaatgctattataagaagtgtacttgactatggcagtttctatctagagccttgtaatttagttggtttaagtaaattggatgcgattcaatctaaagcgctaaggattatagctggtgctatgaaatcgagtccaataaatgccttgcaagctgaatgtgttgagcccccattgaaattacgtcgccaatatttatgtgacaagtatcttttccgtgtacttcaatttgctgaccatcctatatatagcaaactcaacagacttaatgatttaattgatacttcctcttattggtcacgcaaatctcctccttgtgtgattattagttttcgtaaatttgtatcaatccaagccccagtccacagatcctcctttcttccgatattttctgtaaattttgaatCCCTTATTCTTACTCCGACAATTCATTTCAACCTAGACATACATAAGGATGACAATAATGCTAACATTAAGTTCAATCAGATCGTAGACGAACACTGGGGCGATTGGCATCATATCTATTGCGATGCATCTAAGCACTCTCCAACGGGTCATGTTGGCGTTGGTGTAtaccataaacaatatcatattgtccagaaaataaaactccctccagaatcatcagtctttacaggagaatgttttggactgtttaaggctttagagtatgctctccttatgaaattaaacaaaactgtaatattttgtgactctaaaagtgctttgcaggcattacataaatttccatttaagaacaatactaattatcctattattacagaatgtaggaaattacttcacaaatgtagtcttaacagtcatttaattaattttgcgtggatTCCTAGTCATACCAATATTCCAGGAAATGATAAAGCTGATAAGCTGGCCAATGAAGCGGTTGAATGTGGAGATATACATCCATACACAAATTATTGCCATGACTTAACGGCAGCCCTTCCCAAAGCTTATCTCAAATCTGCCTGGGATGAGAATTGGGAGTTCACTAGCCAATCTAAGGGGAAACATTACAAGCTCATTCAACCATCCATCCTTTCTAAACCATGGTTTGTTAAAATGAATCTTTCCAAAACAGTTACTACCATTTTAACTAGAATGCGACTTGGTCACGTGTGCACTCCAGCACACTTGGCTAAAATTCATGTACTTGATAATGATTCGTGCACTTGTGGTTCTGGCGTCGGAGActtaaatcacatatttttttactgttgcctatatgatcgttcctcttttattagttctcttttagccattaaaattccttttcctacatccatcacttgcctattatataccaataatattgatgtttataatatcctagccgaatttattacccataataatataaaattgtaaatagtaatgtatattgtacttatgtaaatattattttatttttattattttgtacttatatcacacctaaattgatcctatgaaaaccatcctttgttccgtttcctaccgtaattgattcgtttccctaccttttaactttaacccaatcccaccctgtctaaacgcaatgtccgcaaaacttatgacaaaactgaacgcaaaaatcaagaaccctgtcgtggctaaacgcaatccgcgagagccataaagaagaaaaaaaaaaaaaaaaaaatttggcttTTGAAGAATAGAGATTTATTTAGAGCTTTGTTTGTTCATTAAAATAGGTCAGATGGGAGGTGGTGACTTGGTTGGTGTTTTTATTTGAGAACTCTTGTTAAGTGTGGTTAAGTTTCATTAATTtacttcaaatttttttttagaattcCAAAAAATCATGGCATCCAAACACAATAAAGAACCAGGAGAGGGTTTGGAAGGCAGAACAGGCGGCTGCAGAAGAAAAGAAACGTATTATGGAGTTGCAACGTGAAAGAGCTGAGGAAATGGGGCGAGCAGAACTAAATGAAATGGCCAGACGCAATGCTGGCTCCTCTAATGACAACCGCTTAAACTGGATGTATGATGTACGTTGAtgagaatatttttttaggatTATGGTGATTACAAGTAGAGCTGACTATTTAAAGTTAGAAATTGATATTTTCTTCAGCATCCATAATGGATACTAAATACTATAATTTAGTTAGTATgatcttttaaataataaggCGTCTCATTAACTTAAACATGGTTTTGGAAAAAATATGTGACATGGACATTGGGCAAAGAGTGCTAACTTACCTGGTGACTGACTTATTTATTTCCACAGAAACCTGACAAGAAAGTACAAGATGAGGACTATTTGCTCGGTAAatcaatagaaaaaaattatgGGCAGTCTGAAAAAGAAGAGCAAGACACAATACCAGCTGTTGCACGTAGAATTGTTGGCTCGAGTATGATGGCCAGTTCTGGAGATGGCCAGGTCGACTTAGCTCGCAAGATGCGTGAGGATCCTCTCTTACTTGTCAAAGAAAGAGAACGAGCTGCAAGGGCAGCACTGCTCAATAATCCATTGCAAAGACGTCGTCTGGCAGATTTATTGCGCAAGGAACAGGTAAaatacagttttatttttaacattttgccTTATTGTAGATTTAATAAACAGCTCTGATAAATCTGGCATTGAGTTTTTCTCCATGATTTCTTATTAACATCTTTCATGAAATTTTCAGGAGGAAAGAAAACATAAAGTTAAGAAAAAGTCAAAGAAGAAAGGAAAAGATCTAGACGAGAAACTTGCAGCTAAACTTTCAGCTTTAAGTGGGGATAAAGGTGTAGATATTGCTAAACTACTCAATTCAGATTCAGATTCTTTGTCAGACTCTGATGATAAACACtctaaaaagaagaaaaaaaagttaGATTCAGACTCCTCATCAGACTCTGATGATAAAAACtctaaaaagaagaaaaagaggaagaaagaagaaaaaataaagaagaaatccaaaaaagaaaagaagaaaTCTTATCATTCAGAATCAGATGATTCATCTAACGAAGAGGTTAAGCAGAGTAAGAATAAATACCCAGAGGACTTCAATGAAAAACATTCACACAGTCACAAATCTGAATCCAGAAAGCGTAGGAGTGAGACTGAAGTTTCAGATTATGAGTATAAAAAGAAATATGACAATTCCAGAAAGGAGTTATATAAGGTAAACAAACAACGCAGGGGATCAAGTGATGACGATGACAAGCACTATAGGAAGAGATCAATGAATGAACATAATAAAAAGGCAGAGCGGGAGAAGCACAAGAAAGGTGGGGGATTGAGTGCAGAGGAGAGAGCGGCCAAGTTAGCAGAGATGGCGGCGGCCGGCGCCGAGCGCGAGGTGCAGCGCGGCCGCCGCGTGGCCGACCAGCGccgcgccgacgccgccgccgacgcgcgcgcccgcccgccCCCCGCCAAGACCGAGGCCAGGGCCCTGCCCGACTCCCTGGAGAGCCGGATACATTCCAACAGGCACTACATACAACGCGACAGGCATCACATGAATGAAAACTTCGCACGAAGGTAACGACCTTCGACGTTTAATAATAAACCACATTTTTATtgaatagtttattttattgttaataaataattaattgaattataataatgaatgaaaaataatgttacaatattatgttttaatttccAAAGAATCTTGTGTAGCCAAAACAGCAAAAGGACATAGTTCCAAATTCAATCCAAGGGTATTTTCTCCTTCACGATCTGTAACagagatgatttaattaatttcgtataaaaaaatagatttctCAAATTTTAATCagtttattccatttcagtaaaTTTTTTTGCCTACATTTAATAGCGAATAGTCAACCATTTGAACTCTCTGGTTGAGATAAAAGAATAaatataagataagataagataagataaatttattaatataatatacacTTTAAATTCAAAGTGATTTTAATTTCTTAAAGCATTCTTCTGTATTCCTTAGTTAAAAATAAGATTGGATCTTCTGTATCTAACGGATTCCAAATTAGCATGAGGTAAATGCATGGTAAATGCTATCATGTTCTTAGGGctcgcgcgcacgggtgacttgtCTTGTCGCCTTGACGAAAAAGTTTCTGTCACGTCGCTCCATACATACATTTCCATGATCTTGATAAGAGTGACGACATCAGTTACGGCGacaagtcacccgtgcgcgccaGCCTATAAAGGCACATAAATACACTTGTAGATGTTAAATCTCATCATCTGTTTAGGTGCTACCATGACACAGACAAAAACAGAAACACAcatcaaacataataatatattttttacccaTCTTTTATGATGTGGGTTAAAACACGAATAATCTGACTTCAGTgcattaatgaaataaaaaaattacgatTACGATTAgaattacgatgtcttcgtaaAATTGTGAAATCTAACCTAGACTGTAGGATTTACAActtaacgcgttatattataaactgacggagttcacaatttcacggtGACATACATAAACTGGTCTACAGTACAAAGATATAAAATACTTTCTAATGAAAATGCCACTAATGTGAGTCACATATCCTTAGATTGGAAGAAATAGATTAAAGCATTTCGATATCGACAGTCGACCATACAACGTGAAGTGAAGGTGCGTGTTTGAACACTTAAGTGCGCCGATTCAAAGCGAATCATCAAGACTGGCGCATATTTATTGAACACACAAGAGCGGAGCTAACACAAGTCGGCCCGGCGCTCCGTCGGCGGAGCGGGCCGACGTACCTCGGCGCACATCCCGGCGTAGACGGGGTCGGTGTCCCAGGGCCCGCGCTCGGGCAGCGGCAGCGCGCGGCGCCGCAGCTCGGCCACCAGCTCGGGCACGTCCATGATGGGGATGGGGTCGaggcgccgcgcgcgcgccgccaggTACTCCACGTAGTGCGGCCTGCAACACGCCAGGTGACAGACCTCCTGCAGCGCGCGGCGGTAGAGCCCGTCCAGCGAGCCGTAGGGCCGCGGCGGCGGGCGCAGCGCGGCGCGCCGCACCAGCGTCTCCAGGTCGCCCACGTCCAGCAGCGGCAGCGGGTCCAGGCCGCGCGCGCGCACCACGCGCGACAGGTACTCCAGGTAGTGGTTCCTGCAACCAACGCCGCGCTCACCGCTCTCCGTCTCGCTCGCTCGGCCTCGCCGCTGCCGACCCTTCGACTCCACCGGAGGATGACTTTCTAACGAGCACCTCGTTTTTGGGTCTCATTCAACGGTGTTCGAATACTCCTTGGTATTCTTCCGTGCCAATTAACGTATAGGAGTACGGTATTTAAAACAATGATGGACCGAAATTTTCCAATCATATTAGATAGTTTCAGTggataatatagaaaaaatatgaatatcatcggtttatttcaaaatttctaGACTTGAACATCTCTGTAAGTAGGTATCCGTAAACAGGTACTTACTTGCATAGTCCGGCATAGTTGGCAGGCGCTTCGCTACCGCACGTGCCGTCCACGAGGCCGGTGGGCGTCTCCCGCTGCAGTTGTATGGGGCACCGGTTCGGGCTGCCCTCGGGCGCTGCTGTCTCGTATTCCACGTTGTTCATCTATgacaacaatattattttcttacaaCCAAATTGTGGATCGAATGCTTGAATAAATTAGATGAACTATACTACAGGGATAACTTATCAAAGTAGCAAACCCGGTTTAGCTAGAAAGAATAACGGCCCTAATATTATTCCCTGAGGTACCCCAATATGTAAAGAATATTATTTCCATTGATATTTCCAACATAATGTACTAAAGTTTTTAAAAGGTAAGATCTCTTATAGTTGTTTAAGAAGTACATATGATTCGATAGATTTTCAACGTGGTCAAAGGCCgtactaataatttaaatacacatTCCTTGGATAAAATAGTTTTACGAGGTAAACCGCTGATCATTTCATGTTGTGCCTACCTGTAGAAGTGTTTGCAGTTCATGAGGCTCCTTGTCGCGCAGGTAGAAGAGACAGTTCCGCGGGTGGTGCGCGTGTAGCCCCAGCTTAGCGCAATATTCGCTGAGCCCGCAGCGAGCTCCCATCATAAATGGCTTTCCACACCCATAGCAGAATTCGTATTTGCATTGCGTGCATGTGAAGTGCATACAGCCACCCCTAAAACATAAAAGATCTTTGTAAGAATTCCAATTTCATCAAAGGTAAGTAAATGGtgtctaattaatttattttcgaatttaGATACCTTGATAGTGAATATTTGAAGTGGCATCTCGGACATTCAAGGCCATTTTCACGTAAATGCTGTTGAACTGCGGCGATGGCTCGTTCTGGATCATTATCTTCCAACCAAGCGGTGTATTGCTCGCAAGTCAAGCCCTCGTGGTTAACAGACCACTGAAATTGAAATTATCAAAGGTAATATTAGAAACTGACTTAAGCTATGTGCTGTTTTAAGTATCTTTAACTATGCTAAATAATCGTACCTGTTTCCTACATTTGGCGCAGCTCACTGACCGGCACTCCGGGCAAcggattttcttttgtttcggGTGCACAAAGAATCCCGAGGAACACTCCATGCACCATCGGAAATTTGGATCACGTGCCAGGGTTCTGTCTCGCAACTGTAAAAAgaatgcaaacatttttaaggcTTGTGTTCGTATTTTGgaaaaatctgattttatgaCGCGTTCTGAGTgcagtggcgtaactataccATCCGAGGCCCGTGGCAAATTCTGTGCATGGGGCCCTTGGCGTATAAGGTCCAAGGGCCTAGGGCTGTTTTTCAGGGAAGGCTGAAGCATCCCGTGCGCTTAGCATCTTGAGCCGGGGGCCCGTGGCATTTTGCCAGCTCTGCCACCCTATAGTTACGCCACTAAGTGATTCTTAGATAAATGATTGgtttaatttatgtttaatgTATTCTGATATATCTGGAGTTTCAACTGCATCTGCACGTGCAACAGTTCTAACATACGTCACGCTTGCAGCTGCAGCACTAGCATCGTTCGTGACATCGTCAGACGTCACTGGTTATTGGTTTTACGATGACCATAATATGTTGAATCTCCgtaacgaactaaagtcgctgacatagcccaacggaatAGCAAGCTGAagcggcaatgggcagggcacatagtacgcagaactgacggccgatggggcagaaaggttctggaatggaggccgcgtacagtcgacctacaaggtggaccgacgacatcgtaaaggtagcagggaagcgctggacgcaggccgctaccaatcgatcaacatggaaagcattgggggaaggcctatgttcagcagcggacgtcctatggctgaaatgatgatgatgatgatgttgaatctCACCTTCCTCTGAAACAGCTCGTGCACGTCAGCCTCGAGCAAGGTCTTGAGCTGTATGTCGAGGTGCGCGAAGTACTCCAGCCACTCGTCCTCGGGCAGGCTCTCGAGCTCGGGCAGCTTGCAGTAGGGGCACACGCAGTCCGCGATGCTGCGCTCCGTGACCTGCACCGTGAAGTACAGCCGCGCGCACGAGCGGCAGCAGCGGTGCGTGCAGCGCAGCATCGACACCATCTGGAAGGTTCACAATTTATCAGAGAACCATGTCTTCAACTTATTTGCCAGATAAAATTCAACTCTATTTGTTGTTATCAAGGCACAAAGCTTTTGGCATTTGACTTCAAttgattaagagtaggcgcacaccgttgatttttagttggccgatagttgtgcccgattttaatttgtaggaagaatcggccaaatccaATCGGCGTAGTGGCGCACactatacatgcccatactgatcaactgcccgactaaactatcggccgacgaaaaatcaacggtgtgcgcctactcttaaaggaAGAGTAGCCGGTttgaaaaattgaaataaattgagTCATCTAGCTAAATTCACAACTATGCTATTTATTAGACGTATGTATGTTTATAGTTTAGTCTCGCTTGCAACTTGCGAGATCGTAATAGTAAATGGTTGTAAACGTGTTTTAGTTATTTGAAATCTTATGTGGATGGTTTTATGTGCCTAGGGCAacatattcttcttcttttttgatgttggcaatacacgtcgaggccAACTTGATTAGTGCCATTTTTAAGTTTCAAGTgagacgagttacaaaatgggaCCAAGTGGGATGAGACTTCGGTAAAttaaatgatataatgaaggatgatagatgctACCCCTTCCCAcactttgagtctcagtaaagttgtggtgctttactgagacttcATGGACTACCTGAGAGAACCCGAAGAATCACGGTGCACTGTTTTGtgaccgctaacatgacgcttcacatTCCCGCCTAGAAGTCCTAGGGCGACATCCTATCCTACCCCACTAGCCCCTACCTCGTGCTCGGGGAGGCGCTCGGCGCACAGCTCGCAGTCCTGGTGCAGGTAGGCGAGCGCGGCGGGCAGGTCGGCGCACTCCAGCGCGGCcagcagcgccgccgccgcctccgcgCCGCGCGACACCAGCTCCACCGCCAGCCGCGCCTGCTCCCACGTCTCGCTCGCGCCCTCTGCCAGCAGCATGCGCGCTTGCCGCTGGGAAATGGCGGGGAATATATCAGTCATAACGAATCGTACCTATTTCAGAGTTTATAGTAAACTGAAACAAGAGGGCACGACACGATATTTCTAATGGAATTTTCGCCTTTCGATAaacgaagccacgatagccgaacggtgaaatCGGACTGGCCgtctcgtgatccggggaacacGGGTAATTTTAATATGATCAGTCGGCAGAGGaagaccgccaaaaagttgGACAGATGACATCCGGCAACAAGCTGGAATaaactggatgcaagcggcCGGGGACAGAAGTAGGTAAAATGTGAAGCCACGATAgctgaacggtgaaggggtcggactggctgactcgtggatccgaggaacgcgaaaaaaaaaactgacgaACCAGAACATACAAAGGTGGTTAGCTggttgtttttaaaattacgtTGTAAATTTTTGATGTT
This genomic interval from Ostrinia nubilalis chromosome 3, ilOstNubi1.1, whole genome shotgun sequence contains the following:
- the LOC135088150 gene encoding pre-mRNA-splicing factor CWC25 homolog codes for the protein MGGGDLNSKKSWHPNTIKNQERVWKAEQAAAEEKKRIMELQRERAEEMGRAELNEMARRNAGSSNDNRLNWMYDKPDKKVQDEDYLLGKSIEKNYGQSEKEEQDTIPAVARRIVGSSMMASSGDGQVDLARKMREDPLLLVKERERAARAALLNNPLQRRRLADLLRKEQEERKHKVKKKSKKKGKDLDEKLAAKLSALSGDKGVDIAKLLNSDSDSLSDSDDKHSKKKKKKLDSDSSSDSDDKNSKKKKKRKKEEKIKKKSKKEKKKSYHSESDDSSNEEVKQSKNKYPEDFNEKHSHSHKSESRKRRSETEVSDYEYKKKYDNSRKELYKVNKQRRGSSDDDDKHYRKRSMNEHNKKAEREKHKKGGGLSAEERAAKLAEMAAAGAEREVQRGRRVADQRRADAAADARARPPPAKTEARALPDSLESRIHSNRHYIQRDRHHMNENFARR